A part of Leptospira congkakensis genomic DNA contains:
- the der gene encoding ribosome biogenesis GTPase Der → MKGLPVVTIVGRQNVGKSTLFNAILRAQSAITENTAGVTRDVLQKTVERSEFKIPFTLSDTPGLDIENIDEISKEIIDIAFEHLRNSDLILHVIDHKDLRKYDHKLIDLFKKDDILKDKMVLTLINKVDTEQDEYDLEPFYKLGLNELLPISALGRRNFDLLYQKINFFLPDKIKMPEDPYCKIAIIGKPNSGKSSLLNTFLGYKRAVVSDVPGTTRDSVSDQFYFQNQKLEIIDTAGIRRKSKTGESLEFYSYKRTLHSLGEADVVVLLVDALKGLGEFDKKIFGEIQELGKPMIVAVNKWDLVPEKESNSWKHYKDRMEAKLSILKERPLISLSAKEKVRTHKLLESVVALYEKSQKKLTTRALNDWLSKWGGKNKVQKASNRPPKVYYATQVSQIPFKILFFVNDTKLFPSNILSFYRKSIVAEFGLDGLSVEIELRNRNEGKEGKE, encoded by the coding sequence ATGAAAGGACTTCCAGTGGTCACCATTGTTGGTAGACAAAATGTGGGTAAGTCCACACTATTCAACGCCATCCTCCGCGCACAAAGTGCCATCACAGAAAATACTGCCGGTGTTACAAGAGACGTTTTACAAAAAACAGTGGAAAGATCGGAATTTAAAATTCCGTTCACTTTGTCCGATACACCGGGTCTTGATATCGAAAATATCGATGAAATCTCCAAGGAAATCATCGATATTGCTTTTGAACATTTACGCAATTCGGATCTCATCCTTCATGTGATCGATCATAAAGACTTACGTAAGTATGACCATAAACTCATCGATCTATTCAAAAAAGATGATATTCTAAAAGATAAAATGGTTCTTACCCTCATCAATAAGGTAGATACCGAACAAGATGAATATGACTTGGAACCATTTTACAAACTGGGCTTAAACGAACTTCTACCCATTTCGGCTCTTGGGCGTAGAAATTTTGATCTCCTCTACCAAAAGATTAATTTTTTCCTTCCCGATAAAATCAAAATGCCTGAGGATCCCTATTGTAAAATTGCGATCATTGGAAAACCTAACTCGGGTAAGTCGTCTCTACTGAATACCTTTCTCGGTTACAAACGTGCTGTGGTGAGTGATGTGCCGGGAACCACTAGAGATTCTGTTTCCGATCAGTTCTATTTTCAAAATCAAAAATTAGAAATCATTGATACGGCCGGAATTCGCAGAAAATCCAAAACGGGTGAAAGTTTAGAATTCTATTCTTACAAACGAACCCTACATAGTTTGGGGGAAGCCGATGTAGTGGTTCTTCTTGTAGATGCCTTGAAAGGTCTGGGTGAATTTGACAAAAAGATTTTTGGAGAAATCCAGGAGCTTGGAAAACCCATGATTGTGGCTGTAAACAAATGGGATCTCGTTCCTGAAAAAGAATCCAATTCTTGGAAACACTACAAAGACCGGATGGAAGCCAAACTTTCCATTTTGAAAGAGCGCCCTCTCATTTCCCTTTCTGCCAAAGAGAAAGTCCGCACCCACAAGCTCCTAGAATCTGTGGTCGCTCTCTATGAAAAGTCCCAGAAAAAGCTCACTACCCGTGCCTTAAATGACTGGTTAAGCAAATGGGGAGGAAAAAATAAGGTTCAGAAGGCATCGAATCGACCTCCGAAGGTGTATTACGCCACACAGGTCTCCCAGATTCCTTTTAAAATTCTGTTCTTTGTTAACGATACGAAACTCTTTCCGTCAAATATTCTAAGCTTTTACCGAAAGAGTATAGTAGCTGAGTTCGGACTGGATGGCCTGTCTGTCGAGATCGAACTTCGTAACAGAAACGAGGGTAAGGAGGGCAAGGAATGA
- a CDS encoding motility associated factor glycosyltransferase family protein — protein MSQIIDPISSEIFERKPYLQNYFRNFASGNLWELGSAKKSGEYYVSLNGEPLSSSFSPLTQAIRLLDTYSLKSTDVVILFGLGNPHLIQKISETLSPGQILILIGDDETLIPVIWDTILKPVLQVPGRHLFSGDAFFPLYFNYLESLPIERVSGLKVIRNPTDTNRNPIFRELEEKTQTVFSAKMSDLLTKFEFERLWIKNSIWNLVHVGKETPVRYPISSLREKFKGLSAVLVSAGPSLRKNLPWLQSVREKVFVLSCDTSLKVLIKAGIEADGVVTLDAQTNSFFHFMGESLKKIPLFADLVSSPTLLREPMFRSVVHSVTAKYQVDAEGTLVREVTAGGELAEQVFTEVGDIQSGGSVATTAFDMLRFMGFTSVYFLGQDLAYSGREIHSTGTHHNEKWLTLLNRKNSLERINEVIIRKRETRFVPRTNGEGSVLTDYVLDLYRHWFEESASNVAQMKLFNVNEDGAEIEGIQSLSPERASENLKETPNHNFPWRELSIWKLGLKEENGNKTSPETSTKSHEPKGKLIPAGTKNATTPSYLHPKGSENLFQRIQKDLEFMEQGLKKFGSETPNDSFQESDIWIWMREQSYLRRMVRKTEIYILRHKDLELVRKNQLMIQSIKKEIRYLKRSLYPMMDSFPEKG, from the coding sequence ATGTCCCAAATTATCGATCCCATTTCCAGTGAAATTTTTGAAAGGAAGCCGTACTTACAAAATTATTTCAGAAACTTTGCCTCCGGAAATCTTTGGGAATTGGGTTCAGCCAAGAAATCAGGGGAATATTATGTCTCATTAAATGGAGAACCACTCTCCTCTTCCTTCTCTCCACTAACACAGGCCATCCGGCTTTTAGATACTTATTCCTTAAAGTCTACCGATGTGGTAATTTTGTTTGGACTTGGAAATCCACATCTGATTCAAAAAATCAGTGAAACTTTGTCTCCTGGCCAAATCCTCATTCTCATAGGCGACGATGAAACCCTAATTCCTGTTATTTGGGACACAATTCTCAAACCTGTTTTACAGGTTCCCGGACGACATTTGTTTTCGGGAGATGCATTTTTTCCTTTGTATTTTAACTATTTAGAGTCTTTACCCATTGAACGAGTGAGTGGACTGAAAGTCATTCGTAATCCAACAGATACAAATAGAAACCCAATCTTTCGTGAATTAGAGGAAAAAACCCAAACCGTATTTTCTGCAAAAATGAGTGATCTACTCACCAAGTTTGAATTTGAAAGGTTATGGATTAAAAACTCCATTTGGAACTTGGTTCATGTCGGAAAAGAAACACCGGTTCGTTATCCCATCTCTTCTCTAAGGGAAAAATTCAAAGGACTTTCCGCCGTACTTGTGTCAGCTGGTCCAAGTTTACGAAAAAATCTCCCATGGTTGCAATCCGTGAGAGAAAAAGTTTTTGTTTTGTCCTGCGATACTTCTCTGAAAGTATTAATCAAAGCAGGGATCGAAGCAGACGGGGTTGTCACTCTCGATGCTCAAACCAATTCTTTTTTTCATTTTATGGGAGAGTCTCTAAAGAAAATTCCACTATTTGCCGACTTGGTCAGTTCTCCCACTCTCCTCCGTGAACCAATGTTTCGTTCCGTGGTTCATTCCGTCACAGCCAAATACCAAGTGGATGCAGAAGGAACACTTGTCCGCGAAGTGACAGCTGGAGGAGAACTCGCCGAACAGGTGTTTACGGAAGTGGGAGATATCCAGTCGGGAGGATCCGTAGCAACGACAGCCTTTGATATGCTTCGTTTTATGGGATTTACCTCTGTTTATTTTCTTGGCCAAGACCTTGCCTATTCTGGAAGGGAAATCCATTCCACAGGAACCCATCATAATGAAAAATGGCTCACTCTTTTAAACCGTAAAAACAGCTTAGAGAGAATCAATGAAGTCATCATTCGCAAAAGGGAAACTCGTTTTGTGCCTAGGACAAATGGCGAAGGTTCTGTTCTGACAGATTATGTTTTGGATTTGTACAGACATTGGTTTGAAGAGTCAGCTTCTAACGTGGCACAAATGAAACTTTTCAATGTGAATGAAGACGGGGCAGAAATAGAAGGAATCCAATCTCTCAGTCCAGAAAGAGCAAGTGAAAATTTGAAAGAGACACCAAACCACAACTTTCCATGGCGAGAACTTTCCATTTGGAAACTAGGTTTGAAAGAAGAGAATGGAAACAAAACATCACCTGAGACTTCTACCAAATCTCACGAACCAAAAGGCAAATTGATTCCAGCGGGGACAAAAAATGCAACTACTCCCTCCTATTTACACCCTAAGGGTTCTGAAAATCTATTCCAACGCATTCAAAAAGATTTGGAGTTTATGGAACAAGGTTTGAAAAAGTTTGGATCAGAGACACCAAATGATTCCTTTCAGGAATCTGACATTTGGATTTGGATGCGGGAACAATCTTATTTACGAAGAATGGTGCGGAAAACTGAAATTTATATCTTACGGCATAAGGATTTGGAACTTGTTAGAAAAAACCAACTCATGATCCAATCCATCAAAAAAGAAATCCGGTATTTAAAACGAAGTCTCTATCCAATGATGGATTCATTTCCAGAAAAAGGATGA
- the smpB gene encoding SsrA-binding protein SmpB has protein sequence MGKTKKDDKPRGTDPLINKKAKFNFELLDSFEAGVVLTGSEVKSLREKKGNLTDCFAKVRNGEVFLENFQIPPYKNGGYANHPEIRPRKLLLKAKEIEKIDRSIKEKGLVLVATRCFFKNNRLVKIDVALAKPKKLYDKRDDIQKKEAKIDMERAMKEHLRK, from the coding sequence ATGGGCAAAACCAAAAAAGACGACAAACCTCGCGGAACCGATCCTTTAATCAATAAAAAGGCAAAGTTCAATTTCGAACTATTAGATTCGTTCGAAGCTGGTGTTGTACTCACAGGATCTGAGGTAAAATCCCTTCGTGAAAAAAAGGGAAACCTTACCGATTGTTTTGCCAAAGTAAGGAACGGGGAAGTGTTTTTGGAAAACTTTCAAATTCCTCCTTATAAGAACGGGGGTTATGCGAACCATCCGGAAATTCGACCTCGTAAACTTTTGCTAAAAGCAAAAGAAATCGAAAAAATCGATCGTTCCATCAAAGAGAAGGGACTAGTGCTCGTAGCCACTCGTTGTTTCTTCAAAAACAATCGTTTGGTGAAGATAGATGTCGCTTTAGCCAAACCTAAAAAACTTTACGACAAACGTGACGACATTCAAAAAAAGGAAGCCAAAATCGATATGGAAAGAGCCATGAAGGAACACCTACGCAAATGA
- the plsY gene encoding glycerol-3-phosphate 1-O-acyltransferase PlsY codes for MILAAILLSYLLGGIPVGFLLAKKVRGIDIREHGSRNIGATNVGRVIGWKYGIIALFLDALKGAIPVIAASYIESPYSLTTTEILLGSVAILGHTFTPFLHFKGGKGVATALGVYMTLVPIVTVCAVVIFFIVYKISGFVSLGSILATLSMPIWYFGTTKYIPDSEYQPIIFFVLVATFFLISYSHRENIKRLVLGKELRATQNAN; via the coding sequence ATGATTCTTGCTGCGATCCTATTGAGCTACCTTTTGGGTGGCATTCCGGTTGGGTTTCTCCTAGCCAAAAAAGTTCGGGGGATTGATATCCGTGAACATGGCAGTCGCAATATCGGTGCTACCAATGTGGGTCGTGTCATCGGTTGGAAGTATGGAATCATTGCTCTTTTCTTGGATGCACTCAAAGGTGCCATCCCCGTCATCGCTGCATCCTATATTGAATCACCTTATTCTCTGACAACCACCGAGATTTTACTTGGATCTGTTGCCATACTTGGCCATACATTCACGCCCTTCCTCCATTTCAAAGGAGGAAAAGGGGTGGCCACTGCTCTTGGTGTGTATATGACTCTTGTTCCGATTGTAACCGTTTGTGCGGTTGTGATTTTTTTTATAGTCTATAAAATTTCTGGATTTGTTTCTCTCGGTTCTATTTTAGCAACCCTTTCTATGCCAATTTGGTATTTTGGAACTACAAAATACATTCCCGATTCCGAATACCAACCAATCATCTTTTTTGTGTTAGTTGCAACTTTTTTTCTCATTTCCTACTCACATAGAGAGAACATCAAACGTTTGGTGTTGGGTAAAGAACTGCGAGCAACACAGAATGCAAACTGA